In Bacteroidales bacterium, the following are encoded in one genomic region:
- a CDS encoding electron transport complex subunit E has protein sequence MSQMKNFTKGFIKENPVFVLLLGMCPTLGVTTSALNGLGMGLATTFVLIGSNMVVSAVKDFIPDKVRIPSYIVIIATFVTIVELVMQAYLPALYNQLGLFIPLIVVNCIVLGRAEAFASKNSVGASIIDGLGMGLGFAFALTLLGSVRELLGSGALFNFKFMESDGMLVFVLAPGAFIVLGYLIAIISRLNKKNA, from the coding sequence ATGAGTCAAATGAAGAATTTCACCAAAGGATTTATTAAAGAAAATCCGGTATTTGTTTTACTTTTGGGTATGTGCCCAACTCTTGGAGTAACTACTTCTGCTCTTAATGGTTTGGGTATGGGATTGGCTACAACTTTTGTTCTAATTGGTTCGAATATGGTTGTTTCTGCCGTTAAAGATTTTATCCCTGATAAAGTGCGTATCCCTTCGTATATCGTGATTATCGCAACTTTTGTAACTATTGTTGAGCTTGTTATGCAAGCTTATCTTCCGGCACTTTATAATCAATTGGGATTATTTATTCCTTTAATTGTGGTTAACTGCATTGTATTGGGTCGTGCAGAAGCTTTTGCCTCAAAAAATTCGGTGGGAGCTTCTATTATCGATGGACTAGGAATGGGATTGGGTTTTGCTTTTGCACTAACTCTTTTAGGAAGTGTTAGGGAATTATTAGGAAGTGGAGCACTCTTCAATTTCAAGTTTATGGAGAGTGATGGAATGTTAGTATTTGTTTTGGCTCCCGGAGCATTTATTGTTTTAGGCTACCTTATTGCTATCATCAGTCGTTTAAATAAAAAGAACGCTTAA
- the rsxA gene encoding electron transport complex subunit RsxA, with protein MEYAIIIIAAIFVNNVVLAQFLGICPFIGVSGKISTSVGMGGAVLFVMTLATVVTWLAQHYILVPLGITFLQTITFILVIAALVQMVEIILKKVSPALYGALGVFLPLITTNCAVLGVAILTIQKDFNLMEGVVFAISTALGFTLAMVIFAGIREHLDNMEVPKGMAGVPIALVTAGILALAFMGFTGLV; from the coding sequence ATGGAATATGCTATTATAATTATTGCCGCTATATTTGTTAACAATGTTGTTCTTGCTCAGTTTTTGGGTATTTGTCCTTTTATTGGTGTTTCAGGAAAAATATCTACTTCGGTAGGTATGGGTGGTGCTGTTTTATTTGTTATGACTTTGGCTACCGTGGTAACTTGGTTAGCTCAACATTATATCTTAGTTCCTTTAGGAATAACCTTTTTACAGACTATTACTTTTATTTTGGTAATTGCTGCCTTGGTGCAAATGGTTGAAATTATATTGAAAAAAGTTAGTCCTGCACTTTACGGTGCTTTGGGAGTGTTTTTACCTTTAATTACTACTAACTGTGCTGTTTTGGGTGTTGCTATTTTAACTATTCAAAAAGATTTTAATTTAATGGAAGGTGTTGTATTTGCTATTTCTACTGCTCTTGGTTTTACTTTAGCAATGGTTATTTTTGCAGGTATTCGTGAGCATCTTGATAATATGGAAGTCCCTAAAGGGATGGCCGGAGTTCCGATAGCTTTGGTAACGGCTGGTATTTTAGCCCTTGCTTTTATGGGATTTACCGGATTGGTTTAG
- a CDS encoding carboxypeptidase-like regulatory domain-containing protein translates to MKTRRINQVRTIAVVFMLFVTSITSAWALGLDAVAKKNNQESDTLSYRSFKGKIVDAQTKKALVFASVTVEDENTATITNLDGDFLIKISKDSKSQNLFVSFLGYYNLSYPLSKLKVEGNVLELQPAVITLNEVQVFPDAPESIVRAMLRRVGQNYAEDANSMKGFYRESIKKRNTYVGLSEAVVDIYKAPYTNNSNDRIRIFKGRKGINERKMDTLLFKLQGGPVTALLLDAMKYPHILIDEEMLKDYDFTIENMVKIDHKLNYVISFVERHKIKDFPLYEGKFYVDMETFALSAADFSLNMDKPEEAARLFIKRKPFGARVEPTMAKYSVKYREQNGKWYFNYAIGEVQFKVKWKKKLFSTTYTLKSEIAITDRDEHNVETIPNKERFKRNQVLNDKVGVFADENFWGKYNTIEPDKSIEVAIRKLNRAMNR, encoded by the coding sequence ATGAAAACAAGGAGAATTAACCAAGTGAGAACGATAGCAGTGGTTTTCATGCTATTTGTCACCTCAATCACAAGCGCATGGGCTCTAGGGCTTGATGCTGTAGCCAAAAAGAATAACCAAGAAAGCGATACGCTTAGTTATCGTAGTTTTAAAGGTAAGATTGTAGATGCCCAAACCAAGAAAGCCCTCGTTTTTGCCAGTGTTACGGTTGAAGATGAGAACACCGCCACCATCACTAACCTCGATGGAGATTTCCTAATTAAAATTAGTAAAGACAGTAAGTCTCAGAATCTATTTGTTTCGTTTTTAGGATATTATAACCTTTCTTATCCTTTATCAAAGTTAAAAGTAGAAGGCAATGTTTTAGAACTTCAACCTGCCGTTATTACTTTAAATGAGGTTCAGGTTTTTCCAGATGCTCCTGAATCAATAGTTCGAGCAATGCTTCGTAGGGTGGGTCAGAATTATGCAGAAGATGCAAATTCAATGAAAGGTTTTTACCGCGAATCAATAAAAAAAAGAAATACTTATGTAGGTCTTTCCGAAGCTGTTGTTGATATTTACAAAGCGCCTTACACGAATAATTCAAATGATAGAATTCGGATTTTTAAAGGACGTAAAGGGATCAACGAACGTAAGATGGATACTTTATTATTCAAATTACAAGGAGGACCAGTTACCGCTTTATTGCTAGATGCGATGAAATATCCTCATATCTTAATAGATGAGGAAATGCTAAAGGATTACGACTTTACAATTGAAAATATGGTAAAGATTGATCATAAATTAAATTATGTAATCAGTTTTGTTGAACGACATAAAATTAAAGACTTTCCATTATACGAAGGGAAATTCTATGTGGATATGGAAACTTTTGCTCTATCGGCTGCCGATTTTAGTTTGAATATGGATAAGCCTGAAGAAGCAGCTCGTTTATTTATTAAGAGGAAACCTTTCGGAGCAAGAGTTGAACCAACAATGGCCAAGTATTCAGTAAAATATCGCGAGCAAAATGGGAAATGGTATTTCAACTATGCTATTGGCGAAGTGCAATTTAAAGTAAAATGGAAGAAAAAGTTATTCTCTACAACCTATACACTTAAATCGGAAATTGCAATTACCGATCGCGATGAGCATAATGTAGAAACTATTCCGAATAAAGAGCGATTTAAAAGGAATCAAGTTTTAAACGATAAAGTGGGCGTGTTTGCTGATGAGAATTTCTGGGGAAAATACAATACCATTGAGCCAGATAAATCGATTGAAGTGGCTATTAGGAAGTTGAATCGAGCTATGAATAGATAA
- a CDS encoding RNA polymerase sigma-70 factor: MTLHDTARYKAIKKGNIQEYELLFREYFQPLLSYAISILKSEAEAEEVVQDIFFNLWRNKKKLNIHTSFSSYLYRAVHNNCLQLLKKEKRKLNYQQDQRNWNYHESMSPGEIMQYNELYEKINNAIDELPENCKTIFKLNRFQGLKYSEIAEKLAISIKTVEANMTKALKHLRRHMDKYAANF; this comes from the coding sequence TTGACATTACACGATACAGCACGGTATAAAGCCATTAAAAAAGGCAATATTCAAGAGTATGAACTCTTGTTTAGGGAATACTTCCAGCCTTTGCTGTCTTATGCAATATCAATATTAAAATCGGAAGCCGAGGCAGAAGAAGTTGTTCAAGATATATTCTTCAATCTGTGGAGAAACAAAAAGAAACTGAATATTCATACCTCCTTTTCATCTTATCTCTACAGAGCAGTTCATAACAATTGCTTACAATTATTGAAAAAAGAAAAAAGGAAGTTGAATTATCAACAAGATCAAAGAAACTGGAATTATCATGAGAGTATGAGCCCAGGGGAAATTATGCAGTATAATGAGCTTTATGAAAAAATAAATAATGCCATTGACGAATTACCTGAAAATTGCAAAACAATATTTAAGCTCAACCGTTTTCAGGGTTTAAAATATAGTGAGATAGCTGAAAAGTTAGCGATTAGCATTAAAACTGTGGAGGCTAATATGACCAAAGCATTAAAACATTTAAGACGCCATATGGATAAATATGCAGCAAATTTTTGA
- a CDS encoding FecR domain-containing protein, with the protein METRTNNKYWENITAYFSRELSDDELINIETWADGQDGKELLMEMDRKMNTVEKASFMYNEKTDLAWNKLNTRIQEEKPEMSFFFNPRNLVGIAASIIVLLGVGFGVFKLLQNDMEMNSLQTAFNQSRVELADGTIVHLNGNSSLVYPVEFSEETRSVKLTGEAYFDVKSDKQHPFVIETNNARIQVLGTSFNVKALNSQGDVEVMVTSGKVSLQDIQNPTKELILEKGDFASLINNELQNRSVSDENYLAWQTKFLNFNNTPLREVVKTLNRAYAVQIELAEEKLGELPLTSKYDQMSVDALLDAMCLTFGLDKKVEGEHIILYSPTP; encoded by the coding sequence ATGGAAACAAGAACAAATAACAAATATTGGGAGAATATAACAGCCTATTTCTCCAGAGAGTTAAGTGATGATGAATTAATCAATATCGAAACTTGGGCAGATGGGCAAGATGGGAAGGAGTTGCTGATGGAAATGGATAGAAAAATGAATACTGTAGAAAAAGCCAGCTTTATGTATAATGAGAAAACCGACTTGGCTTGGAATAAATTGAATACTAGAATTCAGGAGGAAAAGCCTGAAATGAGTTTTTTCTTCAATCCCAGAAATCTCGTAGGAATCGCGGCTAGCATAATTGTGTTGTTGGGAGTGGGCTTTGGAGTTTTTAAATTATTACAAAATGATATGGAAATGAATAGCTTACAGACTGCTTTTAACCAAAGTAGGGTAGAGCTTGCTGACGGAACTATTGTACATTTAAACGGAAATAGTTCGCTTGTTTATCCCGTTGAATTTAGCGAAGAAACCCGTTCGGTAAAGCTTACTGGTGAAGCTTATTTTGATGTGAAATCAGATAAACAACATCCTTTTGTTATTGAAACAAATAATGCTCGAATTCAAGTACTGGGGACTTCTTTTAATGTTAAAGCTTTGAATTCGCAAGGTGATGTGGAAGTGATGGTAACCAGTGGAAAAGTGAGTTTGCAAGATATCCAGAATCCCACAAAAGAGTTGATCTTGGAAAAGGGTGATTTTGCTAGTTTAATAAATAATGAATTGCAAAATAGGTCAGTTAGCGATGAAAACTATTTAGCTTGGCAAACCAAATTTCTCAACTTTAACAATACACCTTTGCGCGAAGTTGTTAAAACGCTTAACCGCGCCTATGCTGTGCAAATAGAATTGGCTGAGGAGAAGCTTGGCGAATTGCCTTTGACTTCTAAATACGATCAAATGTCAGTGGATGCCTTATTAGATGCCATGTGTTTGACTTTTGGCTTGGATAAAAAAGTAGAAGGAGAACATATAATACTTTATTCACCAACACCTTAA
- a CDS encoding carboxypeptidase-like regulatory domain-containing protein — translation MLLLFNVHLKGQEQVLYQPENLKFTNITVDSALQIIENQTGLHFTFNSDLLRTTENVNAHFQNIPLCIILDSLFANPSLNYQIIESQLVVYEQRVVLDSNPLEIDSIVASSLQLSFGGEIRDFETGKPLPFAAISLQNSAVGTVSNEDGIFSLKFTSHNLNDSVLISYLGYKTLIIPLKNFPKYQVFQLQPTSISLKEVTVRSLYPEGLLRLAIANKKKNYPNHSFVQKAFYREAVRRDKKYMLYSEGILDVLKRPYRPSLFNEQVKLVKQRTFKSIVREDTVQFKLHGGIQTSLDLDVVKHSFSFINLESLVEYTYTIQDMVLNDGRLTYMIAFQPKNTKQAFAFEGFIYLDVESLAFVKFEFKYTKTSLQKMRNAFVIRSSPKLKIIPTDVHYAVTYKEFEGLYYIHHIQGELNLKVKRKRKFLSSKYSASFEMVATELSGNAPRRFASDQTIKPNKIFSDLSPHYDLNFWGGDNFLLPETDLMEAFERLSLEK, via the coding sequence TTGCTCTTATTATTTAATGTCCACCTAAAAGGACAAGAGCAGGTTTTGTATCAACCAGAGAATTTGAAATTTACGAATATAACGGTAGATTCTGCTTTGCAAATCATCGAAAATCAAACGGGTTTACATTTTACGTTTAATTCTGATTTATTACGTACTACAGAAAATGTAAATGCGCATTTCCAGAATATACCGCTTTGTATTATTTTAGATAGCTTGTTTGCAAATCCTAGCTTGAATTATCAAATAATTGAAAGTCAATTGGTTGTTTATGAGCAAAGAGTTGTGCTTGACTCTAACCCACTTGAAATTGATTCTATCGTGGCATCCTCGCTACAACTTTCATTTGGAGGTGAGATACGAGATTTTGAAACAGGTAAGCCCCTTCCGTTTGCGGCTATATCATTACAGAATTCGGCTGTGGGAACGGTTAGTAATGAGGATGGAATATTTTCGCTTAAGTTTACTAGTCACAATCTAAATGATTCTGTTTTAATTAGTTATTTGGGATATAAAACTTTGATAATACCGCTAAAAAATTTTCCTAAATATCAGGTTTTTCAACTCCAGCCAACAAGTATATCTTTAAAAGAAGTTACCGTTCGTAGCTTGTATCCTGAGGGACTCCTTCGTTTGGCTATTGCAAATAAGAAGAAAAATTACCCCAATCACTCCTTTGTTCAAAAAGCTTTTTATCGCGAAGCCGTAAGAAGAGATAAGAAATATATGTTGTATTCTGAGGGGATTTTAGATGTTCTTAAACGCCCATATCGTCCTTCGCTTTTTAATGAGCAAGTGAAATTGGTTAAGCAAAGGACTTTTAAATCTATTGTGCGTGAAGACACGGTTCAGTTTAAATTACACGGTGGAATACAAACGAGTTTGGATTTGGATGTGGTTAAGCATAGCTTTTCATTTATTAATCTGGAGTCTTTGGTTGAATACACTTATACTATACAAGATATGGTTTTAAATGATGGAAGACTAACGTATATGATAGCATTTCAACCTAAAAATACAAAGCAAGCCTTTGCTTTTGAGGGTTTTATTTATTTGGATGTTGAGAGTCTTGCTTTTGTAAAATTTGAATTTAAATATACCAAGACTTCTTTGCAAAAAATGCGTAATGCATTTGTTATTCGATCGAGTCCAAAGTTGAAAATAATTCCCACAGATGTGCATTATGCCGTTACTTACAAAGAATTTGAGGGTTTGTATTATATCCATCATATTCAAGGTGAGTTGAATTTAAAGGTTAAGCGTAAACGTAAATTCCTATCCTCTAAATACTCTGCTAGTTTTGAAATGGTTGCTACGGAACTTAGTGGTAATGCACCACGACGCTTTGCTTCTGATCAAACCATAAAGCCTAACAAAATTTTCAGCGATCTTTCACCTCATTACGATTTAAACTTTTGGGGTGGTGATAACTTTCTACTTCCTGAAACTGATTTAATGGAGGCTTTTGAACGTTTGAGTTTGGAGAAATAG